CTAGTTTTTTTTTGGTTCCTCTGACTAATTGCTTCTTAATTTTCCTCATTCAAATTTGTTTATTTGATATACAAAGGGAAAAACTACCGTGTTGTCcttccaaattctttttttaaccttcacTACTCAAAAGTGGTTGCCCTCCTTCCTCGATTCATAGCTGGAATGACTTGTGTCTTTGAGGGGGCTTTACAGTGGTCCTTTGATCTCAGGTATTGTAATGTGAGCAGTAAGTTAAAAGATCACCCATTATGTCTTCTCAGCAAGCTTGGAAGCGGTTGATGTGAAACAGGGAATGTGTAAGCATTTTAGcgtctgttgcttttttttaaaagaataaaattcaaGTAGGCTTAACTAAGAATCCAGTTAATATGCTGTAACTCCACCTTGCTGGTTAatgaatttttgctttaaagttttAACCATCTGAACTTGAAATCCATGTAAGCAAATGATACTCAAAAATAATCACCAGGATAACAAGAACAATTTATGGTTTTGTATAATTATTACAACACTTTATTATACTTTATCCCTTCATTAGTCATTTTATAGAGGATTTGGTGTTAAACTTGACTGCCTTAATGTTCAGCATATCAAAACGTGTTTGGTAGAATTCAAGAAGACACGATTTTGTAATCCATTCTTCTGCAAAGCCCTAGAGTAGTCAGGAGAGACACAGCAGTGCGCAATTGCTGGGTATTTCGTAGCGTGGAAGGAGAGAGGTCCCCAGTGTCCGCAGCAGCGGGGTTTCCCGGCTCCTGAGCTGTTCTCACCCCAGAAGCCAGGCACCCTCTCGAGTGTCTGCTGACCACTGGCACAGCAAGGGGGATCGCTCCAGCACAGGTTTAGCGAATAGAGTACTGAAGCTGTACATGGCAGCCTCCATCACCAGGGATTCACGCTCCAAGTAACCTTGTCAGGAAAACCTTCACACATTTCTCAGCTGGGATAGGCACAGGACTGCCTGTAGCCGGGATAACAGCTGCAGTGACTGAGCACCTGAGCCTGCCCCAGTTGCTTAGCTCTTGAAGAAAGGTTTTGAGGGTATTcttagaatcatttaggttggaaaagaccttcatGCATGCAACAAGATCTGTCATTGGTGTCTGCCGGCCAGAGACAACTCGTTGTGCCATGTTAACTCACGTGGGAATAGTGTAATGACCAACAGAGAGACCCGACCATAGCTGGTATTCAACGACAGTATGGAAAAAACAGCATGCTTGACATTAATGCAAAATCCCgattattttgaaattactaaCAGCACAGACACACGATACATTTTTGAAACCATACAATTATTTGTGAACACCTGCTGCTCTCTCTCGGCTCCCCCGAGGGGTTTGGGGTACACCTCCCGCCGCTCTGgcacctcctctcctcctcatccACCCCAACCGCCGGCCCGCGGATGCACCTTTGCGGGCGGCCGCAGGCAGCCACctggccccgcggcgggggTGTGGACGGCCACGCAGCCCCCGCTTGGGCGGCCGGCGCGGTGCCagcgcggggcggccccgctccgccctCGCCCTCGCCCCCGTCCTCCCACGGCccggcggcccggccggggcgcggcggcggcgagcggggccggcgcgggTGAGTGCTGCGTGCAGCTCCGCGGGACACCCCGGCCCGGGGCACCGGGAGCGCCTCTGCCGGGCGGGCGGCCACCGGCCGCGGCTGCCCGCCGTCCCCCCGGGGTCCTCCGCGCCTCGGCCCCCGCTGCAGCCACGGCCGCGCGTCGCCGCGGCTCAACGGGAGGTCGGCGGTACCGTCGGTAGGACCGGGCGTGCGGGGCACGGGGGTCTCACGGGGGTCTCCGCGCCCCGCCCGACggccagccctggctgggagcaggaccAGGAGGGGATCTCGCCCGTTCCCTGCCGTCCTTCAGGGCCGAACCGAGCCCTGCGGCCGCCGGTCCAGCGCCTTCCTATCTCTAGTCCCACCTGCGGGCTCGCCGGGACAACTGCCAACGCCTTCAGAAAGGGCTCAACCCGCCCTAAGCGGGGAAAACTAGCCATGACACCGCGCTCCGGCGGCTGGAGAGCTGCGGGAGGAGGGGGGGCGCTGGTCCTGTCAGGCAGGCGGTGGGAGAGCAGCGGCGCCTTGTTTcagcagccctggagctggGCACCCTGCCTGTGCTCAGCCAGGGAAGAAGGGCTGCCGGCTGGTGTCGGGCCCAACGCACATTTGTCTTTTCTGGACCTCTGACCCTACGGCTCTTTCCTAAGTGGCTCTTGTCTTTAACTTGAGATAATAGACTTGATTCTTTCCAGAGTCGGCAGAGTGAAGAGTTGTCAGGACACTGAAGGAGACCGAGGCAAAAAAGGGTAAACTTACGTTCAGGAGGTAAATTGATAACTCCAAAGTTCGTAGTTGACAAATTATAGCTCTGTTATGTTAACAAGACTTTTCCTGAGATAATCTCATTCATGCTAATTACTTAATATGGTTGCGTATGTGGCAATCAAAGGCAGAACTTGGGGGCTAAAAGATACCCTTCCACTCACATGGCCACATTCTTAAATTATCAAGACTTTGGCctttaaatattgaatattGAACAGGAGTAACATCTGGTAGCTCTTTTGTTTAAGTGTTAGCATAGCTGGTATGCCAGAACCAATGTTTTCTTGTGGTATTAACAAGATTATATAAAAACTGAATATCCTTCTGAATAATGCAGGAAGAACACAAGAAAAGTTCTGCATGTGGGAGTACATAACTTTAGCCAACTCTGTCATCAAGTGGGAAAACAGCATGTAATGGAGCCAGTCaattcctgttttttaaaaaaggtataaTGAGTCACTTAAGAACAAGTCCTTTTGGTTTCTCATTGCTTTTGTAGGGCATGGAGGGTCAGGAACTGCCTTGTGTGCTAATTGACTGTATAGGAGGGAAGCATGGAGTCTATGAAGACCACATTGAATTTctggagaaacattttcatctcATCACCATGAAAGAATAtcttgaaaacaagaaatttcTCGGGAAAAAGATCAGAGCTATTTATATGTGGTATCACAAACCAGTTATTAATGAAGAGCTGCTCCAGAGCTTGCCTAACTTGAAGATAGTTGCAAGCTCTGGAGTGGGAATAGATCACTTGGACGTGAACCTCCTCTCCAGCTATGGTGTGAAAGTGTCCAACACTCCATTTGTTGTTTCCACTGACACTGCAGACATGGGGATGGCTTTGATGCTGGCATCTTCCAGAAGACTCGTGGAAGGTAATAACTGAAATGGTTTTAGTCTTTTTATGGGAAAGGTGACTCTTCAAAACATGCAGTTAGAAAGTATGTGCTGATGCAAAGGTAAGCTTAAAAgtagaaatacaggaaaatacagGGATGAGGAAAAAGTTAAGACAAATCTGTCATGTTTACAAGAACTTGCACGCAGTGCATACCATTTCCAAACAGGCGTATCAGCAAGGTAGATGTGTTCTTCTTCAGACAGCCCTAAATTCAGGTCTCCTCTCCCTCAGCCCGTAGCCACTTATTCGTTCTACTTGTTCACTGCAGTCTTGCTTTTCAAGTTTTAATAAAAGGGTATTAAAAGGAGATGTTTTCAAGGAGGCTTAAAACCTGTCTTTGCCAAGCTGACATGTATCTGAGTCATTACAAACAAGCTGTCCAGAAATCTGTCCACCAtgctctgtgtttcttttccatgaTAACTTTGGTGTATCTGCAAGATAGCTGGGAATCATATTTTGGCCTTACTGAAAGTCTTGATGATACTACAACTGATTCATCAGTTGCACCATTCAGTATTTACAATGTAGGTGACACCTGTGGCACTGCCAGCTTCATAAGCCCTGCTGATGAACCACCATGTGTAAGAAGCTGTGTTGGCAAGGTGCATTTCAATGGCGCAATAATCTGTGCCGCAGGCAGAGAGAGATGATGGGCAGGTatgacatttttccttcttttccctcctccaagGCTATCAGATGGCAGTCTCCGCCGACACGGAGTATTTCCCCGCTGACTGGCTGGGGGCTGAGGTTTCTGGGGCGACCCTGGGGATCGTGGGAATGGGCACCATTGGCTACAAAGTGGCCGAGAGAGCCAAAGCCTTTGAAATGAAGATTTTGTACCACAACAGGAACCAGAGGTAAAGCTGGTTGCAGCTCCATGCAAAGTCTATTTTGTCACTGCTTTTAAACATTGTTTGTACCTTTCACTGCCAAACTGATCTCCTGTTCTCTCCGTGTTAGGGTAGGACTATGTGCTCTCTGCACTAGTGTTATTAAATATTGTGCCAGTAAGCAGCAA
Above is a genomic segment from Ciconia boyciana chromosome 2, ASM3463844v1, whole genome shotgun sequence containing:
- the LOC140647044 gene encoding probable 2-ketogluconate reductase is translated as MEGQELPCVLIDCIGGKHGVYEDHIEFLEKHFHLITMKEYLENKKFLGKKIRAIYMWYHKPVINEELLQSLPNLKIVASSGVGIDHLDVNLLSSYGVKVSNTPFVVSTDTADMGMALMLASSRRLVEGYQMAVSADTEYFPADWLGAEVSGATLGIVGMGTIGYKVAERAKAFEMKILYHNRNQRNKEEESAIGAIYYKKIDDLLQQSDFVLLSVNLTPQTHKLIGKRELELMKPTATLINISRGLVVDQDALVEALQKKVIKAAALDVTYPEPLPRDHPLLKLKNVIITPHIGSATKKTRRLMMENMTESIQAGLAGLPVPNEVFCKVACT